The genomic interval GAAGTAAAACCACAGGTATGTGCTTTAGTGTTGGCCATTCAAGTTCGTGATTGCtctatttcttgctgtatttggAAAGTTGATAAGAGGAATATCACATGCAGGGAGTGAGTAAAGGGGTGGTCGTCGAGAAGCTTATTGGGACCTTGACCAAGAGTGGGAAGCCCCCAGATTTCGTGCTGTGCATTGGGGACGACCGATCCGATGAAGATATGTTTGAAAGTATCAACAGCACAGCTTCAAGCAATCAGTTTCCCTCCGTTCCTGAAGTTTTTGCATGCACcgttgggcaaaaaccaagcaaAGCCAAATATTATGTCGAAGATTGCAGCGAAGTGATAAGGTTGTTGCGGGGTATCTCTTCTTTCTCAACTCAAAAACACAGAGACAAGCAACACAGTCAGGTTTCTTTCGAAAAGCTTTGTTGAGTTTGGTCATCGGACACATAATTTATTCAATTCATCTTCGACTAATGGAATCTGTGTATCCTGATGGTCTTCCCATGACAGCTTTAGTCCGTGTTAGTTAACATCAAACGATACAACTTTCTTCCTTGCCAATCCCCATCACTCACACTCAGAAGGTTTCACAACCTTCATGAAGTAAAGACAATTTTGTCACAAGTTCTCGTAATATATCGATGATGTCCCTGATGCATTCATTTGTGTATTTGGATTTGTTATGTGTTCACTCATCCTATTTTACATTATTTTCAATAGGTGAAACATTATCATTAATTCCTCTACGTTTCGTATTAACATATGTGATTGAGTTAAATTATATAGTTATGAAGATCATTAGCATTTTTATATGGTTTCCTTCAAATTTACAGTATTAAAGTTTTTGGTAATATCACTTTTGGGAAACTTTCAGCTCATCAACTATTGATAGCTTGTCCTCGTGTTATATTTGTATATGTTGGTTCTTATTGAAATATCGTATCTCGTAAATTTCCAATCCACAACTCCAAACAACTCATAATAATAGAGGAGAATGTTTCAGTACATGGACATTTGCACTTGTGTAATTGAATCAGTCACCCTCACAAGGATGCAAATGGCTACAAATGAGTTCTTTGCTGGAATCAATTGTGTGACAAAGGACTTCACTGATCACTAGAAGACAGATGCAAACATAAAAGAAAGCTGAATCTCCAGAACACATTTTGGCTCGAGCAGTGGCCACTATCAAGTTTGGCACAAGTGTGACAGTACAATAACATGGGCCAACGCAGAGCGCTCAACCACTTGAAACCAAATCCCAGAAATAAATATTGATGCCAAAACAGTAGACTACGAATTCGCCTAACATGGAGAGTAGTTCTAACATCTAAGCAGCATGTGCATGAGAAAATGGAGAGTCGTCTTCTAGTAGTACAGGAATTCCACTCAACATTCTGTGAAACTCTCTAAGTTCTGTTCTAACCCTTTTGCAGGAACAAGAAAATTGATAGGTGCAAAGGTAGAAAGTATATTTATTTCATCATTTTGCTGTATGCATGGAAGCATGTTTGAAGAGCTTTCCATGCAGAGGATTCAGCCATTGAAAAAAACTAATCCATGAGAAGAAGAATTGTCGCCGGCATCACCAATTCGCTTTTATCTTCTTCCATGGCGAGCTTGCTTCGAGATCGGACGTGTTGGAATAAAGCGCCTTTTCTTTATTGTTACTCCATAACCAGATCTTTGACACGGAGAAGCTCTCCCGCCGGCAGGCGACGCCGAGTCGCTTCCCCTCCGCGGCCTCGTCGGCGCCGATCACTTCCCTTCCCCTGTTAGCGGAAGAGCAGCAGTTCTTGAAGGCGACGTGGAGCTCGGCGTCGGCCACCACGTACTGGTACGACCCCATCGAGAAGCACCTCCTCGCATCCAAGCTGAGGCGACGGCTGTTGCTGCTGCTCTCTCCTTCCTTGAATCTCCAATTCTTCATCACAATTCTGCCGCTTGAGTCGCCATTGGTGGTGCCCTCGGTGTCTCCGTGTCCGTCTCCCAAGTTCCTGAACTTGCCGAGCCTCACCGGGAACGCCTTCTCTGCGGCGGTTTCTTCGACGGCGGATGCGTGGGGCTCTCCGGCGGCCTCCTCGTCGTCTTGGGTTCGGTCGTTGAAGTTGAATGCGATGTGTTCGATGGAAGATCTCTGAGGGAAGAGGGAGCCGCGGCAGAGGGGGCAGGTGGAGTTGGAGAGCAGCCACGTGTCAATGCAGGCGAGGTGGAAGGCGTGCCCGCAGACGGGCAACAGGCGGAGCTCGTCGCCGGCGCCGGCGTCAAACTCGCAGAGGCAGACGGCGCAGTCGAAAGGCTCCTCCTTGGCCGCAACGAGGTCGGCGTAGAGGAACACCGGGAGCACGTCGATGAAGGCCTGGTCGAGCCCGGAGTCGTGCTGGTGGAACAGCTGCTGCAGCCGTCGATCAGGCACCGAAGACTCGCCGCCGCCGCTGCCGCTGCCGCTGCCGTCCTGAGGCGGAGGAGAGCGGCGGCGCTTCCTGAAGACAAACCGAAGGAGGACGTGGACGAGGCCGGAAACAAAGAACGCAACGGCGAGGACAACGATGACGATGAGGAGCGCCGGGCGGATCTTGCTGCCGGATGAGCTGCTCATCGGAGGAATTGCGTCGTGCTTGGCTCGTAGAAAGATTTAAAGGCCATGGGAGATTGAGGATGAGGACAAAAGAAGATTGAGCAAGAATAGATTTTGGTGCTAGATTCGGTGTGATCCTGAGTTCCATGGCCATGGATGCTGGATGCAGCATCTCCATGTTTGTTTCTGCTGCAAATTAAATGACAATGAGATGGCTTCTTGTTTGAAGTAATTGCTCTGATAATTAAAGAGCATGAACAGGGAAGGAAAGTACAGAATATTCCTTCAATCTGAAATTCTGGTCAGACTTGTATTAGATTAGAATATGATGCGGTGAGAAAAGTAGCTCGTTTGGTACGGGTCAATTGTCAAGATGGAAATGAAAATTAAATTGTATATATCCGGTTGTCAAAAGGCTCACCTACATTAGCTGAGCGGAGGTTTACAACAAGGGTCGGTCGGGCAGACAATGTCCAATCGGCAACATATTCAGCCGAGCTGACCACCCGTATAACTCGGAACAATATGGTAAGATCCCCAAACGCTCAGTACGAAATGACAGAACAGCAAGAGACCGGAGCGCTTGTTCGATCGGGAAGCGGCAGTCTACTATATCCAGTCACTGTGAAGAAGAGCAGCCAAGGCCGACCGAGCGAAGGAGTCTCCAGCCGAGCGGCTATATCGCTCGGTCGAGTAGCTGGATCATCGTCATACCTCTCAATattcttttgggagatagtgtcgccGACATAAGGCATAGTCAACAGACGGATCGTACGGCAGAAGCTTTCATTATCTTGTCAGgaatatgcatgccctgttaaggtatggtgtcaggggcATTTTCCTGACAGGTTCTTTCATATAACATATTAGAGAAGGTGTCAACGCCTCATGGAGCATGCATGTCGTCTATCAGGACTCtatatataaagggggggtccaTACACCGGTGGAGGTGCGCATTATTCACTGTTTGCGTTTAATCTATTGTTGCTCCACTTTCTTCTACAGTTCTAGtgattgacttgagtgtcggatgACAAATACCGAGGATCCCTCCCTCGCTTGGCACTCAAGGGCGGAGCCAGGCAGCACGTTACCCGGGTTGTAGCCCGGGGGTCTTTTCCATTAATTtccacttaaaatttttttttatctgatAATTTAACCTTGGGCCCCATTTTTTTTAAAGTGGGCAGCCCGGGTGGCATCCAAATCCGTCGGAAAGAGGtagaaatttagaaaaatataaaatccctAATTCTTTTTTCACATCCGCCCGATTCTCTTCCTCGCCAATTTCTCATCCGTtgatttcttctttctcttcagtCTTCCCTGTCGATTTCTTCTCCGACTCGACTACTCCATTCCTCAGTCCTCTTTCGATTGCCTGGGCTACACCATACTCAAAGAAGTCATCTCTCTCTTCGACAAGAACGGAGCTCCCTCTTCTCCGCCTTTGAGTTTTCCATCTTTTCCCTCTTCACTAACGCCAGCAACTTCACCACTTTAGCCACCACTGGCTAGAAGTGAGAAGACCCGCCTATTCCAAACTCAGAGTCATGGCCAATCGGATAGAAATTttcttgaagaaaaaaaaataatcaaattttgttattattttagggTTTTTCTTTAATGTTGTTTTGTATTTATTGCATGTATgttttcttattctattttggaaTTTCTTTTGTTTTGCCTCCATGAATAGAAAAAACCTAATCATCTAGGTGTGTCTTGTTAAACATATACCTTACAGTTAAGAAAACGAGCAACTCTTTGTGATTTGTGAAGCTATACCAAGAGTTCAAGCCTGATAAGAAAGAAGCCACCAATTGCTCCTTGATGAGATTATTCCTCTATGGTTGTCTGCACCAAATCGCAACATCCTCATCATTCGagatttggtttttttttttaatactaaGAGGGGTATTTTCTAtcttagatttttaattattttattactaATATTGTTCTTATGTATATTTTAAACTAGTTGATTTCTTAATAATTTTCtactttaaaattttgctaatttaAATTGTTCTTATGTGAAATATTAAATAACACAATCATAAATATTTATAGTACTTTTTTAATTCAACAAATAATGTTAGATTTTTAGCTACTATTATTATTGTTGAATCTATGTAGATGAATATGAGATTTATACTAGCAATTGTATTAGAAATCGTTCTTTAAGATTTATGAGATTCTAAGTTGATCATGTGAAAATTTGTTTGTGTTAAGATATTTTAATGtcaaattagatttatattaGAAATTGTATTAGAAATCGTTCTTTAAGATCTATGAGATTCTAAGTTGATCATGTCAAAATTTGTTTGTGTTAGGATATTTTAATGTTAAATCAAGAGAGAAAAAGGGGAAACAATATTCTATCATTCTTTAAGTCAAGAATTGATAATCCTTCATCATCCGAGAGGACCGAGATTAATACATCCATTTCTAATGAAGAGTTCGAATGACCTTGTAAATCTCAAAGAGTTGAGTTTGATGAAACTTCACTCGAACAAGATCCTAGATTACGAATTCCAATGTGGCGACATCTTGTTAATTATCATGATGAAATTAGGCGAACTTATATTAAAATGGGTCCATATCAACCTAAATTGCAAGAGTACCCGCGGTTTGAATAAGGAAATCAACATTGTCAATTTCAATATACATGGTTTAAAAAAGTTCCATGGTTAGAGTACTCTTCTTCAAAGGATGCAACATTTTGTTTTCTATGTTACCTTTTTGAATTAAGTGAAGCACAACAATTTGCATTTACAGTTGTAGGGTTTAAAAGTTGGAAACACGTTAATGATGGAGTCAAGTGTGTCTTTTTGTCTGACATGGGAAGTTCTAATTCGGCGCATAATAAATCTGTAAAATCTGTTGTTGATGTGATGAATGTAACTCGACATATAGATAAAGTTATGAATCGAGAATGTTCTGAACAGATACAAAAGAATCGATTAAGACTTGTAGCAACAATTGAAAGTGTCTGTTGGCTTAGTTTGTAAGCATGTGGATTGAGAGGTCATGATGAATCTTCATATTCTCAGAATCGTGGTAATTTTATTGAGATGCTAAAACTTTTGGGGAAATGGAATGCTAGTACAGGCAATGTTATCTTAGAGAAAGCTCTGGGAAATGCAAAGTATACCTCATCAGAAGTTCAAAAAGAAATTTTGCATATTATTGGTAACAGAGTTAGAAATAAAATTCGTGATGAAATTGGAGATTCTAAGTTTTGTATTTTGGTGGATGAAGCAAAGGATGTATCTAACAAAGAACAAATGACTATAATTTTGAGATTTGTTGATGTCCATGGTTTTTTACAAGAGCATTTTTTCCAAATTGTGCATGTTCATGACACCACAACTGCAATGCTTAAGAAAGAAATATGTGATATCCTCACTAGATATAATCTAAAAATACATAATATGCGAGATCAAGGATATGACAATGCTTAGGCCTGTTCAATCGGTCGGTTAACCGGTTTATCGGTTCACCGGTTCCGATTAATTTCGGTTTACCGTCGGTTATATAGAACCGGTTAACCGACCGGTATCCTTTCCGGTTGAATCGGTTCCGGTTGAACCGGTTCCGGTCGGTTAACCGGTTTTAACTGAGAACCGATGGGCCGGAGCCCAACGCTCAGCCCATCTATGCCCGATTAGTTACAACTAAACCACGTTCGCTATACAGTATACACTGCAAGAAATTGATATTTTATGAAATTGATGCGTGACTAAGAAATAACCAAATAGATGAGAAATTATTGGCAAATTACGATTTCAAGTGCTGGGAAAGTCATAAGTGGGCCCGCTTGACTATTGGTTTTTTTTATAATACACTAACTAGTAATTACCTCAAAACTTCTCTCGTGAGTCTAACTCTCTCTCCTCAACTCCACATTCTCCGCCCAAAATCCCGATTCTGCAATTTCTGCCCTAGCCGACTGGCGACTGGGAGGCATCGCTGCAGACGTCTAGTCGCGAGTCGCCGACGTTGTCCAAGAGCAGTCTCCGCCACGGCACCACCCGCCATTTGGTCCTATTGTGTTGATCGGTGCGGCCGTGCGGGTGTGGGTGTGCTGTTGTGTTGCCGACATACGATGGTTCGACCTTCTTCCAAGTAGAAGGAACAAGAAGCTCCAATCGCATCAAATCATAGGCCACCACGCCACCGCCGATCATCGTCACCAACTCCATTAGAGCGCGTAGAAGCAATCACAGCCACACAGGTAGCACAGTTATCACTGATTCACCGTAGCAGAAAAATTTAAAAAGCTGTTGTTTTCTCTTTCTGAAACTTGGACTTCAAAACAGAAGCAATGTGAAGAATTAATTGTGCTCAATATATTGCAGAATGACCCAATGGCAACTGAAGAATCCAACAAGAACACTGAGAGTGACGGTAGCTCTGGCTCGCGATCGACTGAAGGCATCAAAAACAAACGAAAAAGAGCTAGAGGTGGTGTTGGTTCTCGAAAGAAGCATTCAGTCGTTTGGGAGCATTTTGAAACTTATATTGATAAAGATGATGGAATTCAAAGGGCAAGGTGTTTGCATTGCAGTCATGTTTACTATGCAGATCCAAGCAAAAATGGCACTACATCTCTGAAGCAACATATTCCTAAGTGTCCAAACAATTCTCTCAACAAAAAGGACTTAAAGGTAATACAAAGTCAATTAACTTTTGTTGGAAGACAAGTTGATGAGGTGTCTGGCAAAGTAAAAGCTAATTTACAAGCTTGGAAATTTTATCAAACCACAGTTAGAAATGTTGTTTCTTATATGATCATAGTAGATGAGCTGCCTTTTAGATTTGTGGAGGGTAAGGGTTTTcaatgttaggaccttcggatgcggctagagagggggggtgtgaatagccgaccccaatttcgtgtttcttcctacgaattaggttagcgcggcggaaataaaataatagaaacgagaacgagaagatcaaaccttagacgcagcgatgtaacgaggttcggagatgatactcctactcctcggcgtgtccgtaaggtggacgaagcctatcaatccgtcggtggatgaaaccccggataaccggctaatatgaactccttctgggtggagaaacctcaccacaaagtctttgcaacagcaaaacagaggagtacaacaatagaggaagcaaacaagaacaatagaaattgtaaacacacttacttgccttctcgtcggagtccgttgatgaagcagcagcttcacggctccagcagctagaaaaccagcacgaagctcacgcgaagcttcagcaaaccgagagctcaacaaagctcaagaggaagaagaagaattagcagaAGCAGCTCTTCCAATGTTATTTTTCGTTCTTCACTGTAGAGGCCTTATATCATCTGGTATCTCCCTGCAACCTGTGAAGAAGAACAGACGAAAACAGACGAAGCAGagatagccgttgtgtcgcaacggctaggcctggaccgatcaggcacactcctgatcggtccaggagtgttctgatcggtcttgggaccgatcaggcctcaggctgatcggtccccagaccgatcagccaactctctgtgagagttggcctcgtctctgatcggtctgtggatcgatcatgactcgggtggatcggtccactgaccgatcccccctctttcttctcccgatcttcttcgcttttgatcggtcaccagaccgatcaggtaattcacagaaacacactgtttagttactgatcggtcaccagaccgatcagtcagccggcgtatcactggatcggtcaccagaccgatccaggtttagagatcccagccctaaaccctacctggtcctgagaacgagctaccgagccctctctgacctagtccggagaacgagctgccgagccctctccgacttcgtaatgtccagagaacgagctaccgagctctctctgacctagtccagagaacgagctaccaagccctctccgacttcccatgccaagtttccatacttggacttttcccgtgccaagctccctgcttggacttttccgtgccaagctccctgcttggacttttccgtgccaagtctccatacttggacttttcaccagatgtctggtcaaccttgacctatctggatttcccttgcctggcttcactcaccaggactttccaactgcctggcttcactcaccaggactttcccttgcctgacttcactcaccatgactttctcttgtctgacttcactcaccaggactttccaactgcctgacttcactcaccaggactttaccttgcctggcttcactcaccaggactttcacctgacttcactcaccagaactttcacgaatcaggtcgactcacctcgggtcaaccaggttaaccttaccaaagattacacccacaatctcccaagtttgtattctgtcaaacatcagaatacaacttttctactctcgtcaaacatcagaatagagctttctattctcgtcaaacatcaaaatacaactcgagtcaggtcaaccaggtcaaccttgacctaaggttgcaccaacaatctccccctttttgatgtttgacaaaaccataaacaagttaggttaacccgataacctaacttaggtttcccaatattcttccttgaacattctttggacattctcccattctccccctttttgacacacatcaaaaagagtgaatcaaggtcaagagtttattcctaatgaaagtcccataccttttattgaaacccttaatttccccttgatactaaagtcaacaatcaacttagtgataatcccatatcactcaagtctttagagtaaaaactccccctaaaggtcaactcccccttgaccattgcaccaacaatgtcttggagagtttcaaacttttagaaatccaaaacacaaactatgttttaactttcagctgaaatttcagacaacaaagtcgaaaatcagcattttggcacgcccgatcagtcaccagaccgatcaggagctccctggatcggtccagtgaccgatccaacatcccctggaccgatcagggaacctcctgatcggtcacacatgtctgaactctgatttctgaatttcttcctcccgaaattcagaaacccctacagaattacagaaaattccaaaaattataaaattttgaggatacattcctcataacatatactatcatggaaaaatagttttctatgaaaataacttccatttttaaatcttgatacaaagtttaaaaactttgaaatagttcaagtttacctcaattttgtatcaacttgctcaatgatgaatgctatcactagaaaagcttcatcaaggtttttcaaatcaattttgaaatgattttaaaccattcaatttaggaccacaattttagggctaaatgtacatgacttgtacacaagctttccctatgatcctccattttgaattaggctcatgtaggtacaagaactatgcaccttgatcctaactcatgatcctaatatctcacacacatctaaggtgtatcaaacacatccaagtcaattttgatgtgagatatggtttaggtcatcttaatctaagttctcatgcattttctaaacaacaatttgatttccatgtcaaattatgtttttgtccttaaatcaaattaattgattataaatgcaaaagatgatgacatggcataaaataatatcataagtgaaaacatgtgccaatgtcatgatgtcatgtcataaagtaatgaaacttaaataaggcatgacatataactaacctaagcattatcatgacatttcaaatgatagtaaattagatatgatgtcatgacatggcatatgacaaacaatatattgcaaataacatataaaggtatagaaaatacctaattctagctttagttgccatttttgataattttgatcattttgccataaattctatattcctaagtgtaatagatctaaaatcatatgctaaagatttttagatcactatgtgccaattagattgaccctagaaaattcctcaaatgtggttggtacatcctaatcaccttaggaataatttttaatttcattttcaaggcttgattacaccttgaaaattcctaaagtgccaccttttgtcatgaatagattaactacctattcaattaaggttggcacactctaatccatctagcgtgatggaatcatgctcttaggaacccaatacctatttgagctcattgggttcactaagtattcactatggatgacttccctagcaaccctcctaatgaccctcttagactttaaagccttggccatttgggactcatcaagatcaactctaggggtgactccccttgtgaccttggtgatggtcttcctagccctaggtcttgttccataatcgaatagaacattatgataagtgggcttgaccacttgagacttaggtttgtgattcaaacctctcatgtccttgggcttttgcttttgacccttaggccctaaagatgatttctccaaattcttaagggtcttttctaaagtgtcaagtcttgacctcaagacttgattttccttttctaatacctcaagttttaatttgtcatttttctttgagg from Zingiber officinale cultivar Zhangliang chromosome 6B, Zo_v1.1, whole genome shotgun sequence carries:
- the LOC121991546 gene encoding RING-H2 finger protein ATL46-like, with translation MSSSSGSKIRPALLIVIVVLAVAFFVSGLVHVLLRFVFRKRRRSPPPQDGSGSGSGGGESSVPDRRLQQLFHQHDSGLDQAFIDVLPVFLYADLVAAKEEPFDCAVCLCEFDAGAGDELRLLPVCGHAFHLACIDTWLLSNSTCPLCRGSLFPQRSSIEHIAFNFNDRTQDDEEAAGEPHASAVEETAAEKAFPVRLGKFRNLGDGHGDTEGTTNGDSSGRIVMKNWRFKEGESSSNSRRLSLDARRCFSMGSYQYVVADAELHVAFKNCCSSANRGREVIGADEAAEGKRLGVACRRESFSVSKIWLWSNNKEKALYSNTSDLEASSPWKKIKANW